A genomic stretch from Candidatus Bathyarchaeota archaeon includes:
- the hdrA2 gene encoding CoB-CoM heterodisulfide reductase HdrA2 produces MATERKAEEEPRIGVYVCHCGLNIAGTVNCEEVAKFAATLPHVIIAKDNRYTCSDQGQELIKNDIKEYNINRVVVASCSPRLHEPTFRKACEEAGLNKYLFEMANIREHCSWVHLHEKEAATEKAKDLVRAAVAKATLLEPAIETEVPIIKKALVIGGGVAGIQAALDLADTGYIVYLVEKEPSIGGRMAQIDKTFPTMDCSICILAPKMSDLGHHPNIELLTNSEVQAVEGYIGNFKVKVLKKPRYVTNDCSACNDCSEVCPVTAPNEFDVGLATRKAIYTPFAQAVPSTYIVDCEICLNKEGVMACEKCIKACERQAIDFDMKPETLELEVGTIIVATGADVHDPSSLTNYGYTHYPNVITSLEFERLINAGGPSGGNLIRPSDMKIPEAVAFIQCVGSRSEKGNLYCSNVCCMNTIKDSLLIKEHWPDVKIYVFYVDVRAFGKGFEDLYRRAKEEGAVFIRGLPAEVVEDWKTHNLWLIGENTLQKELYKVNVDMVILSVGIEPCHDSNVIQRLFTLSRTSDGFFMEAHPKLRPVDTPTGGVFLAGCAESPKDIKDSVTQASAAAARASILMAQGKVTVEAITPEPITENCQLCGLCSRVCPYNAIVVDKEQKLVEVIEAACAGCGTCGAECQFEALHMRHFTNAQILAQIDALTEEDADKKIIAFCCNWCAYAGADFAGVSRMQYPPNVRIIRTMCSGRVSQKFVEHAFARGAGAVIVAGCHPGDCHYIDANYQTQKRVERLWKKMERLGVDKDRLQLLWASAAEGERVASKVREMQATLKKLILEEVEKSKTAFAGS; encoded by the coding sequence CTGGCGACTGAAAGGAAAGCTGAAGAAGAGCCACGAATAGGCGTCTACGTATGCCACTGCGGTTTGAACATAGCGGGTACGGTTAACTGTGAAGAAGTGGCAAAGTTCGCCGCTACTCTTCCCCACGTGATCATTGCAAAAGATAACCGCTACACATGCTCCGATCAAGGTCAAGAACTCATCAAAAACGACATCAAAGAATACAACATCAACCGCGTAGTTGTCGCTTCCTGCTCTCCACGCCTCCACGAGCCTACTTTTAGAAAGGCGTGTGAAGAAGCTGGATTGAACAAGTATCTTTTCGAAATGGCTAACATACGGGAGCATTGTAGTTGGGTACACCTCCACGAAAAAGAGGCAGCAACAGAGAAAGCTAAGGACTTGGTTAGAGCGGCTGTGGCGAAGGCTACTCTTCTTGAGCCGGCAATCGAAACCGAAGTTCCCATAATTAAAAAGGCATTAGTAATCGGTGGCGGAGTGGCTGGAATTCAGGCAGCCTTAGACTTGGCTGATACGGGCTATATAGTGTATTTGGTGGAAAAAGAGCCAAGCATCGGCGGAAGGATGGCGCAGATTGACAAAACTTTCCCTACGATGGACTGTTCAATCTGTATTCTTGCACCAAAAATGTCCGACTTAGGCCATCATCCTAACATTGAGCTGTTAACTAACAGCGAGGTCCAAGCGGTTGAAGGATACATTGGAAACTTCAAGGTAAAAGTGCTGAAAAAACCTAGGTATGTGACGAATGACTGCAGCGCTTGTAACGACTGCTCAGAAGTGTGCCCCGTAACTGCGCCAAATGAGTTTGACGTGGGCTTGGCAACGAGGAAGGCTATTTACACGCCTTTCGCTCAAGCGGTGCCGTCAACCTACATAGTTGACTGTGAAATATGCCTCAACAAAGAAGGCGTCATGGCGTGCGAGAAGTGCATAAAAGCCTGCGAACGACAAGCCATAGACTTCGACATGAAACCCGAAACCCTAGAATTAGAAGTCGGTACGATAATTGTGGCAACAGGCGCTGACGTACACGATCCTTCTTCGCTGACAAATTATGGATACACCCACTACCCGAACGTAATAACCTCCCTCGAATTTGAAAGACTAATCAACGCAGGCGGACCCTCTGGAGGAAACCTCATACGCCCAAGCGACATGAAAATCCCTGAAGCAGTTGCCTTCATCCAATGTGTAGGCTCGCGATCTGAAAAGGGAAACCTCTATTGCAGCAACGTGTGCTGCATGAACACGATAAAAGACAGTCTTCTAATCAAAGAACACTGGCCTGACGTTAAGATATACGTTTTTTACGTGGATGTGAGGGCCTTTGGAAAGGGCTTCGAAGACCTGTATAGAAGAGCGAAGGAAGAAGGCGCAGTATTCATTCGAGGGTTGCCGGCAGAAGTCGTTGAAGACTGGAAAACTCACAACTTGTGGTTAATTGGGGAGAACACGCTTCAAAAAGAGCTGTACAAGGTTAACGTGGACATGGTGATCCTTTCAGTTGGCATCGAACCTTGCCACGACAGCAACGTTATTCAACGTCTCTTCACGCTGTCTCGAACTTCTGACGGATTTTTCATGGAAGCTCATCCAAAGCTTAGACCTGTAGACACCCCTACTGGAGGAGTCTTTCTAGCAGGCTGCGCTGAATCTCCAAAGGACATAAAAGACAGCGTAACCCAAGCGAGCGCCGCAGCGGCACGTGCTAGCATCTTGATGGCGCAAGGGAAAGTAACGGTTGAAGCCATCACACCTGAACCTATCACCGAAAACTGTCAGCTCTGCGGATTATGCTCCCGAGTTTGCCCCTACAACGCCATAGTTGTGGACAAGGAGCAAAAACTGGTCGAGGTCATCGAGGCTGCTTGTGCTGGGTGTGGCACTTGTGGCGCCGAATGTCAATTTGAAGCGTTACATATGCGCCACTTCACGAACGCCCAAATTTTAGCTCAGATCGACGCGTTGACCGAAGAGGATGCCGACAAGAAGATAATTGCGTTTTGCTGCAATTGGTGCGCTTACGCAGGAGCAGACTTCGCAGGCGTCAGCCGAATGCAGTATCCGCCAAACGTACGCATAATTCGAACGATGTGCTCGGGAAGAGTGTCCCAGAAGTTTGTAGAACATGCCTTTGCCAGAGGCGCCGGCGCTGTGATAGTTGCCGGATGTCACCCAGGCGACTGCCACTACATCGACGCTAACTATCAAACACAGAAAAGGGTGGAGCGGCTGTGGAAGAAAATGGAGAGACTGGGAGTTGACAAGGATAGGCTTCAGCTTCTGTGGGCTTCCGCTGCTGAAGGCGAGAGAGTCGCGTCTAAGGTACGTGAAATGCAAGCAACTTTGAAAAAGCTAATACTCGAGGAAGTGGAAAAGTCGAAGACAGCTTTTGCAGGGAGCTAG
- a CDS encoding FAD-dependent oxidoreductase: MKPTLIPKEIREKAKYCFECGICTASCPMAELLPTHYNPRTLLQKVFTEPEKTLKEDRLWLCAWCYECYKRCPQGLKPPEIFQLLKNETAKRGLFNGFKEAVSTIEENVPFPVICWYTCFHPERAEAGDEKIADALEKLITRRMQTKKKETYATHKEKVAIIGSGPAGFTAACELAEKGYPVTIFEALPEAGGMLRKSMPEYRLPRKALESEIQRLKDLGVEIRTNTTIGKDVSFDELWREGYKAVFVAVGAHKSRKLGIEGEELEGVVDALEFLWKVNMQQKVSLGKKVAVIGGGNVAVDAARTALRHGAEETVILYRRSREELPANPWEAMEAEKEGVKIKFLVTPLKILEKDGNAVRLECIKMKLGELDETGRKRPIPVEGSEFSLELDMVIVAIGEATETGFLPKKVEVGRGNRILVNPITMGTSMTGVFAGGDTVTGPATVIGAVLAGKRAACSINQYLTKTKEREEK; encoded by the coding sequence ATGAAACCAACGCTCATCCCAAAAGAGATTCGTGAAAAAGCAAAATACTGCTTTGAATGCGGCATTTGTACCGCAAGCTGTCCCATGGCAGAGCTGCTGCCAACGCATTACAACCCTCGGACTCTCTTACAGAAAGTCTTCACAGAACCCGAAAAAACTTTGAAAGAAGATAGACTTTGGCTCTGTGCATGGTGCTACGAGTGCTACAAACGCTGCCCGCAAGGACTCAAACCACCAGAGATATTTCAGCTTCTGAAAAATGAAACTGCAAAACGTGGACTTTTTAATGGTTTCAAAGAAGCAGTTTCAACAATAGAGGAAAATGTGCCTTTTCCAGTAATTTGCTGGTACACATGTTTTCATCCTGAACGAGCAGAAGCAGGTGATGAAAAGATAGCCGATGCTCTGGAGAAATTAATCACGCGGCGGATGCAAACAAAAAAGAAAGAAACATACGCAACTCACAAAGAAAAGGTTGCAATAATCGGCTCAGGCCCAGCAGGATTTACAGCCGCCTGCGAACTGGCAGAAAAAGGCTACCCTGTTACGATTTTTGAAGCTCTTCCCGAAGCGGGAGGTATGCTAAGGAAGAGCATGCCAGAGTATAGACTGCCCAGAAAAGCGCTTGAAAGCGAAATTCAACGTTTGAAAGATTTAGGCGTGGAAATAAGAACCAACACAACGATTGGAAAAGATGTTAGTTTTGATGAGCTTTGGCGAGAGGGGTACAAGGCGGTGTTTGTTGCGGTTGGCGCTCATAAAAGCCGAAAACTGGGAATCGAAGGTGAAGAGCTGGAAGGAGTTGTTGACGCCTTAGAGTTTCTCTGGAAAGTAAACATGCAGCAGAAAGTAAGCCTTGGAAAGAAAGTTGCGGTAATTGGCGGTGGAAACGTTGCCGTCGACGCTGCCAGGACTGCACTTCGCCATGGAGCTGAAGAGACTGTTATTCTTTACAGAAGATCACGAGAGGAGTTGCCTGCTAACCCTTGGGAAGCTATGGAAGCAGAAAAAGAAGGTGTGAAAATCAAGTTTTTGGTGACGCCACTAAAGATTTTAGAGAAAGATGGAAATGCTGTGAGGTTGGAATGCATAAAAATGAAGCTGGGAGAGCTAGATGAAACTGGCAGAAAAAGACCTATACCTGTTGAGGGCTCTGAATTTTCTCTAGAGCTTGATATGGTAATAGTTGCTATTGGAGAGGCAACAGAAACTGGTTTCCTGCCTAAGAAAGTGGAAGTAGGCAGAGGTAACAGAATTCTGGTTAACCCGATTACCATGGGAACCAGCATGACAGGAGTTTTTGCAGGCGGAGACACGGTTACTGGACCAGCAACTGTGATAGGAGCTGTTCTTGCTGGAAAACGAGCTGCATGCTCCATCAACCAATATTTAACAAAGACTAAAGAAAGGGAGGAAAAATAA